A window from Rhodocyclaceae bacterium encodes these proteins:
- a CDS encoding DEAD/DEAH box helicase encodes MQAIPVVLAGRDLLGAAQTGTGKTAGFTLPLLQLLSSRARNGTAPRCLILTPTRELAAQVEESVTTYGKYLKLRSTVIFGGVGINPQVAELRRGVDIVVATPGRLLDHVQQKTVDLKSIEILVLDEADRMLDMGFIRDIKRILAVLPRQRQNLLFSATFSDEIRTLSREYLHDPATVEVARRNTPAELVTQVVHPVDKERKRALLSHLIKEKNWFQVLVFTKTKHGANRLAELLERDGIESAAIHGNKSQGARTRALAQFKDNSLRVLVATDIAARGLDIEMLPHVVNFDLPNVSEDYVHRIGRTGRAGASGEAISLVSAEDRPLLHDIEKLMGRRIEQRAVAGFEPGKPKPAGEADDRAPKTDGRRSEFPPSRGRQGQRPGGAGAAPAGRHGNAGGGRGRPAGQGAGGAGRGHGNAAAARPAAHAQPRMATPASAQPARSGPAGYGTAAPAPAPSGGLYSDRGKPRSRGRAR; translated from the coding sequence ATGCAGGCCATCCCGGTGGTCCTCGCCGGCCGCGACCTGCTCGGCGCAGCACAGACCGGTACCGGCAAGACCGCCGGCTTCACGCTGCCGCTGCTGCAGCTGCTTTCCTCGCGCGCGCGCAACGGCACTGCGCCCCGCTGCCTGATCCTCACGCCGACGCGGGAACTCGCCGCGCAGGTGGAAGAAAGCGTCACCACCTACGGCAAGTACCTGAAGCTGCGCTCCACCGTGATCTTCGGCGGCGTCGGCATCAACCCGCAGGTGGCCGAGCTGCGCCGCGGCGTCGACATCGTCGTGGCCACGCCCGGCCGGCTGCTCGACCATGTGCAGCAGAAGACGGTCGACCTCAAGTCGATCGAGATCCTGGTGCTCGACGAAGCCGACCGCATGCTCGACATGGGGTTCATCCGCGACATCAAGCGCATCCTGGCGGTGCTGCCCAGGCAGCGCCAGAACCTGCTGTTCTCCGCGACCTTCTCCGACGAGATCCGCACGCTGTCGCGCGAGTACCTGCACGACCCGGCCACGGTGGAAGTCGCCCGCCGCAACACGCCGGCGGAACTGGTCACCCAGGTCGTGCATCCGGTCGACAAGGAGCGCAAGCGCGCGTTGCTCTCGCACCTGATCAAGGAAAAGAACTGGTTCCAGGTGCTGGTGTTCACCAAGACGAAGCATGGCGCGAACCGGCTGGCGGAACTGCTCGAACGCGACGGCATCGAGTCCGCGGCCATCCACGGCAACAAGAGCCAGGGCGCGCGCACGCGTGCGCTGGCGCAGTTCAAGGACAACTCGCTGCGCGTGCTTGTCGCCACCGACATCGCGGCGCGCGGCCTCGATATCGAGATGCTGCCGCACGTGGTCAACTTCGACCTGCCGAACGTGTCGGAAGACTATGTCCACCGGATCGGCCGCACCGGCCGTGCCGGTGCCAGCGGCGAAGCGATCTCGTTGGTCAGCGCGGAAGACCGCCCGCTGCTGCACGACATCGAGAAGCTGATGGGACGCCGGATCGAGCAGCGGGCGGTCGCCGGCTTCGAACCCGGCAAGCCGAAGCCGGCTGGCGAGGCGGACGATCGTGCGCCGAAGACCGATGGACGGCGCAGTGAGTTTCCGCCGTCGCGCGGACGGCAGGGCCAGCGCCCCGGGGGCGCCGGTGCAGCCCCGGCCGGCAGGCATGGCAACGCTGGCGGCGGACGTGGCCGGCCCGCCGGCCAGGGCGCGGGTGGTGCCGGTCGAGGCCACGGCAATGCTGCTGCCGCGCGCCCGGCAGCGCACGCTCAGCCGCGGATGGCTACCCCCGCTTCGGCGCAGCCAGCCCGAAGCGGCCCGGCCGGGTACGGCACGGCGGCACCGGCTCCCGCGCCCTCGGGCGGGCTGTATTCCGACCGGGGCAAGCCGCGTTCGCGCGGCAGGGCTCGCTGA
- the uvrA gene encoding excinuclease ABC subunit UvrA: MPDQAPPAPRPAISIRGARQNNLRNLDLDLPLGELTVVTGVSGSGKSSLVFDTLYAEGQRRYVETFSPYARQFLDRMDKPQVDRIDGIPPAIAIDQVNPVRTSRSTVGTMTELNDHLKLLFARASKLHCRCCGQPVLRDSADSIFATLAERTPAAGDPRLAITFPVPVPDNFKPDEVRTMLERQGYTRIEPDGAKRFTVVQDRFRFGNAERARVVEALEAALRVGQGRVDVRVLAEGATAESSSIEPPPASPASTLVWRFSSDLHCAHCDLHYADPTPSLFSFNSPVGACETCRGFGRVIGVDYGLVVPDESKTLRQGAVKPWQSKSFSESQKELIEYAQKRGIPIDVPWRDLGEANRRWVIDGEPQWKSWNKSFPGTWYGAKRFFDWLETKSYKMHVRVLLSRYRAYTPCTDCDGARLRPDALDWRLGSREDADAALAGTARFRPQAARYDAAALQALPGLTVHDMMLLPAERLRTFFDRLQLPAPLDQATEQLLGDIRARVGYLCQVGLAYLTLDRQSRTLSGGEVQRINLCTALGTSLVNTLFVLDEPSIGLHPRDMQQVIAVMQRLRAAGNTLVVVEHDPQIMFGADRILDIGPGPGERGGNIVFHGTPVEMMESGTLTALYLSGRRRADAGRLGRPEAEIAARPTLVLRGASEHNLKQVDVSVPLGCLVTVTGVSGSGKSTLIDNVLHPALLRHFGRPTEAPGAFDSLEGAEHLEDVVMVDQTQIGRTTRSNPASYVGAFDAIRTLFSKLPLAKERGYTAGTFSFNSGNGRCPTCGGTGFEFVEMQFLSDVYLRCPDCDGTRYRAETLEVTLDGRSIADVLELTVSEALSVFAGERDLVTALQPLAEVGLDYLRLGQPVPTLSGGEAQRLKLAGHLAEAAKRSSNYAAPKDGRGKLFLFDEPTTGLHFDDIAKLLVAFRRLIEAGHSLLVIEHNLDVIRASDWIIDLGPEGGDGGGEVVAVGTPATICASPRSHTGRALVDYEASFTDLQRFHPSRTTVAQEPDGLEAGYRERARHSIVVHNAREHNLKQVHVEIPRDRFTVVTGVSGSGKSTLAFDIVFGEGQRRYLESLNAYARQFVQPAAKPEVDGVFGIPPTVAIEQRTSRGGRKSTVATMTEIYHFLRLMFMKLGTQYCPDCNVAIEPQSFDAVAAQVMRDYRGQSIGVLAPLVVNRKGIYTDLAAWASARGHGHLLVDGQFVTTRPWKRLDRFKEHTIDLPVADIRVLPENEVKLRALLQAGLDQGKGVVHVMADLDALDGAMRAGQKSALLSTRSFSVRRACPCCGTSFAELDPRLFSFNSKHGWCEGCLGTGVAFRHYRQDDDASLETEDRRLDSFLDEQAGGGELEACHDCAGERLNPIARNVRFRGRSISATTTGSVDALAGMFDALVLDAREGEIARDVLSEIRSRLAFLRDVGLGYLGLDRASPTLSGGEAQRIRLAAQLGSNLQGVCYVLDEPTIGLHPRDNRVLLDMLQRLAGKGNTLLVVEHDEETIRRADHVIDLGPGAGVRGGQVVAQGTADELCASPTSITGRFLNEPLRHPVSPRRPVDADTPSVRVLGAHRHSLQQVDARFPLGRLTVVTGVSGSGKSTLAREVLLANLSAAVSARREHRQPSWEGVREIAGAEQVGRVLEVDQTPIGKTPRSCPATYIGFWDAIRRLFAETNEARMRGYAPARFSFNTGDGRCPACEGAGVQRVEMSFLPDVKVPCESCHGLRFNPATLSVTFKERSIGDVLRMNVEQAVEYFEAHPSIRAPLELLESVGLGYLTLGQASPTLSGGEAQRIKLVTELAKARVGDVRDAARRPGRGGAEAHTLYVLDEPTVGLHMADVEKLIRVLHRLVDAGNTVVVIEHNLDVWAEADWIIDLGPEGGDGGGRIVAEAPPEVVALDAGSHTGRILGEFLGERSI, from the coding sequence ATGCCCGATCAGGCCCCTCCCGCCCCCCGCCCCGCGATCTCCATCCGCGGCGCCCGCCAGAACAACCTGCGCAACCTCGACCTCGACCTGCCGCTGGGAGAACTGACGGTCGTTACCGGGGTCTCCGGCTCCGGCAAGTCGTCGCTGGTGTTCGACACGCTGTATGCGGAAGGCCAGCGGCGCTATGTCGAGACCTTCTCGCCCTACGCACGGCAGTTCCTCGACCGGATGGACAAGCCGCAGGTCGACCGCATCGACGGCATCCCGCCGGCGATCGCGATCGACCAGGTGAACCCGGTGCGCACCTCGCGCTCGACCGTGGGCACGATGACCGAGCTGAACGACCACCTGAAGCTGCTGTTCGCGCGCGCGTCGAAGCTGCATTGCCGCTGCTGCGGACAGCCGGTGTTGCGCGACTCGGCCGATTCGATCTTCGCCACGCTGGCCGAGCGAACGCCAGCGGCCGGCGACCCGCGGCTGGCGATCACCTTCCCGGTGCCGGTGCCGGACAACTTCAAGCCGGACGAAGTCCGGACGATGCTGGAGCGGCAGGGCTACACCCGGATCGAGCCGGATGGCGCGAAGCGATTCACTGTCGTGCAGGACCGCTTCCGCTTCGGCAACGCGGAGCGGGCGCGCGTGGTGGAGGCGCTGGAGGCCGCGCTTCGCGTCGGGCAGGGCCGGGTCGACGTCCGTGTGCTTGCCGAAGGCGCCACGGCAGAGAGCAGCAGCATTGAACCGCCCCCGGCGTCCCCGGCATCCACCCTGGTCTGGCGTTTCTCCTCCGACCTGCACTGCGCCCACTGCGACCTGCACTACGCGGACCCGACGCCCAGCCTGTTCTCGTTCAATTCGCCGGTCGGTGCCTGCGAGACCTGCCGCGGCTTCGGCCGGGTGATCGGCGTCGACTACGGGCTGGTCGTACCCGACGAATCGAAGACGCTGCGCCAGGGCGCGGTCAAACCCTGGCAGTCGAAGAGCTTCAGCGAATCGCAGAAAGAGCTGATCGAATACGCGCAGAAGCGCGGCATCCCGATCGACGTACCCTGGCGCGACCTGGGCGAAGCGAACCGCCGCTGGGTGATCGACGGCGAGCCGCAATGGAAGAGCTGGAACAAGTCCTTCCCCGGCACCTGGTACGGCGCGAAGCGCTTCTTCGACTGGCTCGAGACCAAGAGCTACAAGATGCATGTGCGGGTGCTGCTGTCGCGCTACCGCGCGTACACCCCGTGCACCGATTGCGACGGTGCGCGGCTGCGCCCCGATGCGCTCGACTGGCGCCTCGGCTCGCGCGAGGATGCAGACGCTGCATTGGCCGGCACCGCGCGCTTCCGCCCGCAGGCGGCGCGCTACGATGCAGCGGCGCTGCAGGCACTGCCCGGCCTCACCGTGCACGACATGATGCTGCTGCCGGCCGAACGCCTGCGCACCTTCTTCGACCGGCTGCAGTTGCCGGCACCGCTCGACCAGGCGACCGAGCAGCTGCTCGGGGACATCCGCGCGCGCGTCGGCTACCTGTGCCAGGTCGGCCTCGCCTATCTCACGCTGGACCGCCAGTCGCGCACGCTGTCCGGCGGCGAAGTGCAGCGGATCAACCTCTGCACTGCCCTCGGCACCTCTCTTGTCAACACGCTGTTCGTGCTCGACGAGCCGTCGATCGGCCTGCATCCGCGCGACATGCAGCAGGTGATCGCGGTGATGCAGCGGCTGCGTGCCGCCGGCAACACGCTGGTGGTGGTCGAGCACGACCCGCAGATCATGTTCGGTGCCGACCGCATCCTCGACATCGGCCCGGGGCCGGGCGAGCGCGGCGGCAACATCGTGTTCCACGGCACACCGGTCGAGATGATGGAATCGGGCACGCTGACCGCGCTCTACCTGTCGGGCAGGCGCCGCGCCGATGCGGGGCGGCTGGGCCGCCCGGAGGCCGAGATCGCAGCCCGGCCGACGCTCGTGCTGCGCGGTGCCTCGGAACACAACCTGAAGCAGGTCGATGTCTCGGTTCCGCTGGGCTGCCTGGTGACCGTGACCGGCGTATCCGGCTCGGGCAAGTCGACGCTGATCGACAACGTCCTGCATCCGGCGCTGCTGCGCCATTTCGGGCGCCCGACGGAAGCACCCGGCGCGTTCGATTCGCTCGAAGGCGCGGAGCATCTGGAAGATGTGGTGATGGTCGACCAGACGCAGATCGGCCGTACGACGCGATCCAACCCGGCCAGCTATGTCGGGGCCTTCGATGCAATCCGTACGCTGTTCTCGAAGCTGCCGCTGGCAAAGGAACGCGGCTATACCGCCGGCACCTTCAGCTTCAATTCGGGCAACGGGCGCTGCCCGACCTGCGGCGGCACCGGCTTCGAGTTCGTCGAGATGCAGTTCCTGTCCGACGTCTACCTGCGCTGCCCGGACTGCGACGGCACGCGCTACCGCGCGGAGACGCTGGAGGTGACCCTCGACGGCCGCTCGATCGCCGACGTGCTGGAACTCACCGTATCGGAGGCGCTGTCGGTGTTCGCTGGCGAACGCGACCTGGTGACGGCACTGCAGCCGCTGGCCGAGGTCGGCCTCGACTACCTGCGCCTCGGACAACCGGTGCCGACGCTGTCCGGTGGCGAGGCGCAGCGGCTGAAGCTGGCTGGCCACCTCGCCGAGGCCGCGAAACGCAGCAGCAACTACGCCGCGCCAAAGGATGGCCGGGGCAAGCTGTTCCTGTTCGACGAGCCGACCACCGGCCTGCACTTCGACGACATCGCCAAGCTGCTGGTCGCGTTCCGGCGGCTGATCGAGGCTGGCCATTCGCTGCTGGTCATCGAACACAACCTCGATGTGATCCGCGCCTCCGACTGGATCATCGACCTCGGGCCGGAAGGCGGCGACGGCGGCGGCGAGGTGGTCGCGGTGGGTACGCCGGCTACGATCTGCGCCAGCCCCCGGTCGCACACCGGCCGCGCGCTGGTCGATTACGAAGCGTCGTTCACCGACCTGCAGCGCTTCCATCCGTCGCGCACGACCGTGGCGCAGGAACCCGACGGCCTCGAGGCCGGCTACCGCGAGCGCGCCCGCCATTCGATCGTGGTGCACAACGCGCGCGAACACAACCTGAAGCAGGTGCATGTCGAGATCCCGCGCGACCGCTTCACCGTGGTCACCGGCGTCTCGGGCTCAGGCAAGTCGACGCTCGCCTTCGACATCGTGTTCGGCGAAGGGCAGCGGCGCTACCTCGAGTCGTTGAACGCCTATGCCCGGCAGTTCGTGCAGCCCGCAGCCAAGCCCGAGGTCGATGGCGTGTTCGGCATCCCGCCGACGGTGGCGATCGAACAGCGCACCAGCCGCGGTGGCCGCAAGAGCACCGTGGCGACGATGACCGAGATCTACCACTTCCTGCGCCTGATGTTCATGAAGCTGGGGACGCAGTACTGCCCGGACTGCAACGTCGCGATCGAGCCGCAGAGCTTCGATGCGGTGGCCGCGCAGGTGATGCGCGACTACCGGGGCCAGAGCATCGGCGTGCTTGCGCCGCTGGTGGTCAACCGCAAGGGCATCTACACCGACCTCGCCGCCTGGGCCTCGGCGCGCGGCCATGGCCACCTGCTGGTCGATGGCCAGTTCGTTACCACGCGGCCGTGGAAGCGGCTCGACCGCTTCAAGGAACACACGATCGACCTGCCGGTCGCGGACATCCGCGTGCTGCCCGAGAACGAGGTGAAGCTGCGTGCGCTGCTGCAGGCCGGCCTCGACCAGGGCAAGGGCGTGGTGCATGTGATGGCCGACCTCGATGCATTGGACGGTGCGATGCGCGCCGGGCAGAAGAGCGCACTGCTGTCGACCCGGTCGTTCTCGGTGCGCCGGGCCTGCCCTTGCTGTGGCACGAGCTTCGCCGAACTCGACCCGCGGCTGTTCTCGTTCAATTCGAAGCATGGCTGGTGCGAAGGCTGCCTCGGCACCGGCGTGGCCTTCCGCCACTACAGGCAGGACGACGACGCGAGCCTCGAGACCGAGGACCGGCGCCTGGACAGCTTCCTCGACGAGCAGGCCGGCGGCGGCGAACTCGAGGCATGCCACGACTGCGCTGGCGAACGCCTGAACCCGATCGCGCGCAACGTCCGCTTCCGCGGGCGCTCGATCTCGGCGACCACCACCGGCTCGGTCGATGCGCTGGCGGGGATGTTCGATGCGCTGGTGCTCGATGCCCGCGAAGGCGAGATCGCACGCGATGTGCTCTCCGAGATCCGCTCGCGCCTCGCCTTCCTGCGCGATGTCGGCCTCGGCTACCTGGGCCTCGACCGCGCCTCGCCGACGCTGTCCGGCGGCGAGGCACAGCGCATCCGGCTGGCTGCCCAGCTCGGCTCCAACCTGCAAGGGGTGTGCTACGTGCTGGACGAGCCGACCATCGGCCTGCATCCGCGCGACAACCGGGTGCTGCTCGACATGCTGCAGCGGCTCGCCGGAAAGGGCAACACGCTGCTGGTGGTCGAGCACGACGAAGAGACCATCCGCCGGGCCGACCATGTGATCGACCTCGGTCCGGGCGCAGGGGTTCGTGGCGGCCAGGTGGTCGCCCAGGGCACGGCCGATGAACTGTGCGCCTCCCCGACCTCCATCACCGGGCGATTCCTGAATGAGCCATTGCGCCACCCGGTCTCGCCGAGGCGGCCGGTGGACGCCGATACGCCTTCGGTACGGGTGCTCGGCGCGCACCGGCACAGCCTGCAGCAGGTCGACGCCCGGTTCCCGCTCGGCCGGCTGACGGTGGTCACGGGTGTCTCGGGCAGCGGCAAGTCGACCCTGGCACGCGAGGTGCTGCTGGCCAACCTGTCCGCTGCGGTGTCGGCACGGCGCGAGCACCGCCAGCCGTCGTGGGAGGGCGTGCGCGAGATCGCCGGCGCCGAGCAGGTAGGGCGGGTACTCGAGGTGGACCAGACACCGATCGGCAAGACGCCGCGCTCCTGCCCGGCCACTTACATCGGCTTCTGGGACGCGATCCGCCGCCTGTTCGCGGAGACGAACGAGGCTCGCATGCGCGGCTATGCCCCGGCGCGCTTCTCGTTCAACACTGGCGACGGCCGCTGCCCCGCCTGCGAAGGTGCCGGCGTGCAGCGCGTCGAGATGAGCTTCCTGCCCGACGTGAAAGTGCCCTGCGAGAGCTGCCACGGCCTGCGCTTCAACCCGGCCACGCTGTCGGTGACGTTCAAGGAGCGTTCGATCGGCGACGTGCTGCGGATGAACGTGGAACAGGCAGTCGAGTACTTCGAGGCCCATCCGTCGATCCGCGCGCCGCTCGAACTGCTCGAGAGCGTCGGCCTCGGCTACCTCACGCTCGGCCAGGCGAGCCCGACGCTGTCGGGCGGCGAGGCGCAGCGGATCAAGCTGGTGACCGAACTGGCGAAGGCCCGCGTCGGAGACGTGCGCGACGCTGCACGGCGGCCGGGCCGGGGCGGCGCGGAGGCCCATACGCTGTATGTGCTCGACGAGCCGACCGTCGGCCTGCACATGGCCGACGTCGAAAAGCTGATCCGCGTGCTGCATCGGCTGGTCGACGCCGGCAACACGGTCGTGGTGATCGAGCACAACCTGGACGTCTGGGCCGAGGCCGACTGGATCATCGACCTCGGCCCGGAAGGGGGCGACGGCGGCGGGCGAATCGTTGCCGAGGCACCGCCGGAGGTCGTGGCGCTCGATGCGGGCTCGCACACCGGGCGTATCCTAGGCGAGTTCCTGGGCGAGCGCTCGATCTGA
- a CDS encoding PIN domain-containing protein gives MIAFLDSSALIYLTEGHEPFAARMRATVHSIAEQHADIGLAISRLTWLECRVGPMKRDDAATLGRYDAFFARPDVSWVELTRDVVELAAAVRVRHGLRTPDALQAACCLQLGREHRMLTGDASFQRVAGLNVVRLD, from the coding sequence GTGATCGCATTTCTGGATTCCAGCGCTTTGATCTACCTGACGGAGGGCCACGAGCCCTTCGCAGCCCGGATGCGGGCCACAGTCCACTCGATCGCTGAACAGCATGCTGATATCGGCCTCGCCATCAGCCGATTGACCTGGCTGGAATGCCGTGTCGGCCCGATGAAGCGCGACGATGCGGCTACCCTGGGGCGCTACGACGCATTCTTTGCGCGTCCCGACGTTTCGTGGGTGGAACTCACGCGCGACGTGGTGGAACTGGCCGCCGCGGTACGCGTGCGCCACGGTCTTCGCACCCCGGATGCGTTGCAGGCAGCATGCTGCCTGCAACTGGGGCGAGAGCACCGCATGCTCACCGGAGACGCTTCCTTCCAGCGCGTGGCGGGCCTGAACGTCGTCCGGCTGGACTGA
- a CDS encoding type II toxin-antitoxin system Phd/YefM family antitoxin codes for MNNTLTVAMLKRRGMAAIEEGLRHGPIHIVKRNKPAAVVLSEDEYLRLTGRQSNSLPGQTAIQWLLAQPSANLRSKQDIDEALEEERNW; via the coding sequence ATGAACAATACGCTGACAGTTGCAATGCTCAAACGGCGCGGAATGGCGGCTATCGAGGAAGGCCTCCGTCACGGCCCGATCCACATCGTGAAGCGCAACAAGCCCGCTGCAGTCGTACTGTCGGAGGACGAGTACCTTCGGCTGACGGGCAGACAGTCGAACAGTCTGCCCGGACAGACCGCCATACAGTGGTTGCTCGCACAGCCTTCCGCCAACCTGCGCAGCAAGCAGGACATCGACGAAGCCCTGGAGGAGGAACGCAATTGGTGA
- a CDS encoding amidohydrolase: protein MMLIKGGRVLNPGNYRFEPADILVEADRIIDITAPGSVPAEGRQVVDATDRLVIPGLVNGHNHAQTNLSKGIADRWTLEVLLANAPWTGARRSVEEKYLSAAIGACEMLRKGCTASFDMFAEFPLPTLDGVNAVAQAYADVGIRATLAPMMADRSFYEAIPGLADALPGPLREQALAIRHASHAQNIAICRELFTNWKFDRTQIRPALGPTIPHHCSDEFLSGCRDLGLELDVGFQMHVAESKMQAIVAQQRYGKTLVAHLDDLGLLKPGFCVAHGVWLDDDDRARLADHGCSISHNPGSNMKLGSGLADTRAMLTRGVNLALGTDGAGSSDNLNMFEAMRLASFVSRVHGRDTELWLSTQEVLRAATEGGAQALGFAGQIGRLQKGYKADIVLLDLGAPHYVPLNDPVNQIVHCEDGTGVHTVIVNGRVLLEAGRFTSFDFDALRVRAAVAIERLKEVNRESRALCEQMEPYVSQFCSGLAKTPYHVPGFCQH from the coding sequence ATGATGCTGATCAAGGGCGGCCGGGTACTGAACCCGGGCAACTACCGTTTCGAGCCTGCCGACATCCTGGTCGAGGCCGACCGGATCATCGACATCACCGCGCCCGGCAGTGTGCCGGCCGAAGGCAGGCAGGTCGTCGACGCCACCGACCGGCTGGTCATCCCCGGGCTGGTGAACGGCCACAACCACGCGCAGACCAACCTGTCCAAGGGCATCGCCGACCGCTGGACGCTGGAGGTCCTGCTCGCCAACGCCCCGTGGACCGGCGCGCGCCGCTCGGTGGAAGAGAAGTACCTGTCGGCCGCAATCGGTGCCTGCGAGATGCTGCGCAAGGGCTGCACCGCCTCGTTCGACATGTTCGCCGAGTTCCCGCTGCCGACCCTCGACGGCGTGAACGCGGTAGCGCAGGCCTATGCCGATGTCGGCATCCGCGCAACGCTGGCGCCGATGATGGCCGACCGCAGCTTCTACGAGGCGATCCCGGGACTGGCCGATGCGCTGCCCGGCCCGCTGCGTGAACAGGCGCTGGCCATCCGCCACGCCTCGCATGCCCAGAACATCGCCATCTGCCGCGAACTGTTCACGAACTGGAAGTTCGACCGCACGCAGATCCGCCCGGCGCTCGGCCCGACCATTCCGCACCACTGCAGCGATGAATTCCTGAGTGGCTGCCGCGACCTCGGCCTGGAACTCGATGTCGGCTTCCAGATGCATGTCGCCGAATCGAAGATGCAGGCGATCGTCGCGCAGCAGCGCTACGGCAAGACCCTGGTCGCCCACCTCGATGACCTGGGCCTGCTAAAGCCTGGCTTCTGCGTCGCGCATGGCGTCTGGCTCGACGACGACGACCGCGCGCGGCTGGCCGACCACGGCTGCTCGATCTCGCACAACCCGGGCAGCAACATGAAGCTGGGGTCAGGTCTCGCGGACACACGCGCGATGCTCACGCGCGGCGTGAACCTGGCCCTGGGCACCGACGGCGCCGGCTCGTCCGACAACCTCAACATGTTCGAGGCGATGCGCCTGGCCTCGTTCGTGTCGCGCGTGCACGGGCGCGACACCGAACTGTGGCTGTCGACACAGGAAGTGCTGCGCGCGGCGACCGAGGGCGGCGCGCAGGCGCTCGGCTTCGCAGGCCAGATCGGGCGGCTGCAGAAGGGCTACAAGGCGGACATCGTGCTGCTCGACCTCGGTGCGCCGCACTACGTGCCGTTGAACGACCCGGTGAACCAGATCGTGCACTGCGAGGACGGCACCGGCGTGCATACGGTGATCGTGAACGGGCGCGTGCTGCTCGAGGCCGGGCGCTTCACGTCGTTCGACTTCGACGCCTTGCGCGTGAGGGCGGCGGTCGCGATCGAACGGCTGAAAGAGGTGAACCGCGAGTCGCGCGCGCTGTGCGAGCAGATGGAACCGTACGTCAGCCAGTTCTGCAGCGGGCTGGCGAAGACGCCGTACCACGTGCCGGGGTTCTGCCAGCACTGA
- a CDS encoding threo-3-hydroxy-L-aspartate ammonia-lyase, with protein MASAPDLPTYADVEAAARRLEGHAHRTPVLTSGTVDRRTGAKVYFKCENFQRSGAFKFRGAYNALSQLGAAEKARGVVTFSSGNHAQAVALSAQLLGIRAVIVMPDDAASVKLEATRGYGAEVITYDKTKTTRESIARQLAQERGLTMVPPYDDAHVIAGQGTAAKELIEDAGPLDWLLVCTGGAGLTSGCAIAAHHLSPGCKVVGVEPQAGDDATRSFHTGVLQTVDNPDTIADGARTPSLGTLTFPLVQKLLHDMVTVDDDQLLDAMLFLWERMKIVVEPTGALATAALFERKIDYKSGARIGVIVSGGNVDVRAACALIRARDARKQGGAA; from the coding sequence ATGGCGTCTGCCCCTGATTTGCCTACGTACGCGGATGTGGAGGCGGCAGCGCGCCGGCTCGAAGGACATGCGCATCGCACGCCGGTGCTCACGTCGGGTACGGTGGACCGCCGCACCGGCGCGAAGGTGTACTTCAAGTGCGAGAACTTCCAGCGCAGTGGTGCGTTCAAGTTCCGGGGGGCGTACAACGCGCTGTCGCAGCTGGGTGCGGCGGAGAAGGCGCGTGGAGTGGTGACGTTCTCGTCGGGCAACCATGCGCAGGCGGTGGCGCTGTCGGCACAGTTGCTGGGCATCCGGGCGGTCATCGTGATGCCGGACGACGCGGCTTCGGTGAAGCTGGAGGCCACGCGCGGCTATGGCGCCGAGGTGATCACCTACGACAAGACGAAGACCACGCGCGAGTCGATTGCACGCCAACTGGCGCAGGAACGCGGCCTCACCATGGTGCCGCCGTACGACGACGCGCATGTGATCGCCGGCCAGGGCACGGCGGCGAAGGAGCTGATCGAGGACGCCGGCCCGCTCGACTGGCTGCTGGTCTGCACCGGTGGTGCCGGCCTCACGTCCGGCTGCGCGATCGCCGCGCACCACCTGTCCCCAGGCTGCAAGGTGGTCGGGGTCGAACCACAAGCCGGTGACGACGCCACGCGCTCGTTCCACACCGGCGTGCTGCAGACGGTCGACAATCCGGACACCATCGCCGACGGCGCACGTACGCCGTCCCTCGGCACGCTCACCTTCCCGCTGGTGCAGAAGCTGCTGCACGACATGGTCACGGTCGACGACGACCAGCTGCTCGACGCGATGCTGTTCCTCTGGGAGCGCATGAAGATTGTCGTCGAGCCGACTGGCGCGCTTGCCACGGCCGCGTTGTTCGAGCGCAAGATCGATTACAAGAGCGGCGCGCGCATCGGAGTGATCGTCTCCGGCGGCAACGTCGACGTGCGCGCAGCTTGCGCGCTGATCCGCGCACGCGATGCGCGCAAGCAAGGAGGAGCGGCATGA